Proteins from one Selenomonadales bacterium genomic window:
- a CDS encoding response regulator transcription factor: MAIRAIIIDDEQPARQELSFLLRQLGWLEVVGEAETADEGLAVILALCPELVFLDIKLPGVNGLELAKEIAQLPDKPHVVFTTAYDSYAIAAFEVNALDYILKPYHEARVLKAAHKARVALDKGKAQVARPAKDRLPVRRDEKVYILPFEDISLAFADGRDILVGAKQAVYRSELSLQELEDKFATHNFFRCHRGYLINLDKIKEISPWFSGGYVLKLEGFAADVPVSRKQVKEFRLRVGI, encoded by the coding sequence GTGGCCATTCGCGCAATCATTATTGACGACGAGCAGCCGGCGCGCCAAGAGCTGTCGTTCCTCCTTAGGCAGCTTGGGTGGCTCGAAGTAGTAGGGGAGGCCGAGACGGCTGACGAAGGGTTGGCCGTAATTCTCGCCCTTTGCCCCGAGCTCGTGTTTCTTGACATTAAGCTCCCGGGGGTCAATGGTCTAGAGCTGGCTAAGGAAATAGCCCAGCTGCCGGACAAGCCCCACGTGGTGTTTACCACCGCTTACGACAGCTACGCCATCGCGGCGTTTGAAGTTAACGCCTTGGACTACATTCTTAAGCCTTACCACGAAGCCCGCGTCCTCAAGGCTGCGCACAAGGCGCGAGTCGCACTCGACAAAGGGAAAGCGCAGGTCGCGCGTCCCGCCAAGGACAGATTACCCGTGCGGCGAGATGAGAAGGTCTACATTTTGCCCTTTGAAGACATTTCCCTAGCCTTTGCCGACGGGCGCGACATACTGGTCGGCGCTAAGCAGGCGGTATATAGGAGTGAGCTTTCCCTGCAGGAGCTCGAGGATAAGTTTGCCACCCACAACTTTTTCCGGTGTCACCGCGGCTACCTCATCAACTTAGACAAAATAAAGGAGATTTCTCCCTGGTTTAGCGGCGGCTACGTGCTCAAGCTAGAGGGCTTTGCGGCGGATGTCCCCGTAAGCCGCAAACAGGTGAAGGAGTTTCGACTGCGCGTAGGTATCTAG